A genomic stretch from Telopea speciosissima isolate NSW1024214 ecotype Mountain lineage chromosome 7, Tspe_v1, whole genome shotgun sequence includes:
- the LOC122667703 gene encoding probable indole-3-pyruvate monooxygenase YUCCA10, which translates to MKETVVIVAGAGPTGISTSACLNLQSIPHILLEREDIYCPIWTKKSYDCLHLQLAKQFCELPHMPFPDSYPTYVPRKLFVQYLDNYLTQFNVNPVYNRSIESAAAYDKVAGKWLVKARNLKTDEVEEYMSTFLVVATGETTDPFIPEMKGIESFKGEILHSTKYKTGEPFANKSVLVVGCGNSGMEIAYDLSNFGARSSIVIRNPRHVMTQWMAYVGLSLFKYLPFELVDEIVLLLSKLWYGDMSKCGIRRPQEAPFTMKDKYGKYPVIDKGTVGKIKSGEIQVLPGISSVEGDEVIFTDGKSYQFDVILFATGFHRITKKWLKDDEEFLNEDGIPKQSYPNHWKGKNGLYFAGLARQGLYGGGVDGQNIANDIKKLL; encoded by the exons atgaaggaaacaGTAGTGATAGTTGCAGGCGCTGGGCCTACTGGAATCTCCACTTCTGCTTGTTTAAACCTGcaatccatcccccacatactCCTCGAAAGAGAAGACATTTACTGTCCCATTTGGACCAAGAAATCCTACGATTGTCTCCACCTTCAATTAGCCAAGCAATTCTGTGAACTTCCCCACATGCCATTCCCTGATTCATACCCAACTTATGTACCCAGAAAACTATTTGTCCAATACTTGGACAATTATTTAACCCAGTTCAATGTGAACCCGGTTTACAACCGGTCCATCGAATCGGCGGCGGCGTACGATAAGGTTGCCGGAAAATGGCTGGTCAAGGCTAGGAACTTGAAGACAGATGAGGTGGAGGAGTACATGTCAACATTTCTAGTGGTGGCCACCGGCGAGACCACCGACCCATTCATACCGGAGATGAAAGGGATAGAAAGCTTCAAAGGGGAGATTTTACATTCCACAAAATACAAGACTGGAGAACCCTTTGCCAACAAGAGTGTTTTGGTTGTTGGGTGTGGTAATTCTGGAATGGAGATTGCTTATGATCTATCAAACTTTGGAGCTAGGAGCTCCATTGTAATTCGAAACCcg AGACATGttatgactcaatggatggcaTATGTGGGGTTGAGCTTGTTCAAGTATTTGCCCTTTGAGTTGGTGGATGAGATTGTTCTGTTGCTTAGTAAATTGTGGTATGGAGATATGAGCAAGTGTGGGATAAGGAGACCCCAAGAAGCTCCTTTCACTATGAAAGATAAGTATGGAAAGTATCCAGTCATCGACAAAGGCACTGTTGGGAAAATTAAGTCCGGCGAGATTCAA GTTTTACCTGGAATATCAAGCGTAGAAGGTGATGAAGTTATCTTCACGGATGGCAAGTCCTATCAGTTTGATGTAATTTTGTTTGCCACGGGATTTCATCGAATAACAAAAAAATGGCTAAAG GATGATGAAGAGTTTCTCAACGAGGATGGAATTCCAAAACAAAGTTATCCAAACCATTGGAAGGGAAAGAATGGATTGTATTTTGCAGGGTTGGCAAGACAAGGCTTGTATGGAGGTGGTGTGGATGGTCAAAACATAGCTAATGATATCAAGAAATTATTGTGA